CAGCCGGGCCGCGATACGTCGCGGGAAACGGGCGGGGGTCACTGCCGCCGGCCGAGCCACCAGAGGATCAGCGTGAGGATCATGCTGATGATCAGCGAGGTCGCCAGGGGAAAATAGAACGTCCAGTTGCCGCGCCGGATATAGATGTCCCCCGGCAGTCGCCCGATCCAGGGCACCCGACCGGCCAGGAGCAGGATCAGGCCCAGGCCGACGATCAGCACCCCGACGACGATGAGCAGCTTGCCGATGCCGGTCATGGGCCCGGCTCATCTCATTCGAACAGGGTCGCCTGCCCGCCGGCGGCCGCGGGCGGCTGTTTGCCGAGGTGCAGATAGGCCTCCCGGGTCGCCCGACGGCCGGTCGGCGTGCGCACCACGAATGCGATCTTCAGCAAGTAGGGCTCCACCAGCTCGGTGAGGGACTCGGCCTCGTCGTTGATGGTCGCGGCCACCGCCTCGATACCCACCGGCCCGCCCCCGTAATGGTCGATGATCGCGCTCAGGAAGCGGCGATCGAGCCGGTCGAGGCCCCGGCCGTCGACGCCCTCCCTGTCCAGGGCGTCCCGGGCCAGGCCGAGCGTGATGACGCCGTCGCCTGCGACCTGAGCGTAGTCGCGCACCCGCCGCAGGAGTCGGTTGACGATGCGCGGGGTGCCGCGGGAGCGACGGGCGATCTCGGCCGCGCCGTCGGGCTCCACCCGGGCGCCCAGGATGGCGGCCGAGCGGCTGACGATGCGGGTCAGCTCGACCTCGGAATAGAAGTCCAGGTGGTGCAGGATGCCGAAGCGCTCGCGCAGCGGCGCCGAGAGCATTCCCGGTCGGGTGGTGGCGGCCACCAGCGTGAAGGGCCGGAGCGAGTATTTGAGGGTGCGGGCGTGCAGGCCACGGTCGATCACGAAGTTGACCGCGAAGTCCTCCATCGCCGGGTAGAGCAACTCCTCGACGGCCCGCGGCAGCCGGTGGATCTCGTCGATGAAGAAGACGTCGTGCTCGGCCAGGTTGGTGAGGATCCCCATCAGGTCGGCGCCCCGCTCGACGGCAGGCCCCGAGGTGGTGATGAGGTTCGTGCCCATCTCGTTGGCGATTACGCCGGCCAGGGTGGTCTTGCCCAGACCGGGTGGACCGTAGAGGAGAACGTGATCGACGCACTCACTGCGCTGCCGAGCCGCCTCCACCGATACCCGCAGGCTGGCCACCGCCTGCTCCTGTCCCACGTACTCCTCGAACGACTGGGGCCGCAACTGCCGCTCGAGCTGGGCCTCCTCGGGCGCGGCCAGCCTGCTCAGCACGCGGGCGTCTTCCGGGGGCGCCGGGCTCACGGGCCTTTCACCCCCCGGTAGATCTCGTCGAAGAGTTCCTCGGCCGAGGCGATGCCGGGCCGCCGTGTGAAGGCCTCGGTGATGAGCTGGGAGGCCTCGCCGGGCCGGTGTCCCAGCTGCTTGACCAGCACTTCCCAGACCAGCTCGCGCAAGGCATCGCCCGAGGCGGCGGACGGCGTCGGCGTCGGCTCGCTCACCGCCTCGTGGACCAGGGCGAACTTCGCGACTTTCCCGTGCAGCTGGGCCACGATGTTCTTGGCCTTCTGGGGACCGATCCCGGGCAGCGAGCGCAGGTACTTCTCGTCCTGGCGGGCGATGGCCGAGGCGATCTCACCGACCGGCGCGGCCAGCGCCCGCGCGGCCACCATCGGGCCCATGTCCTTCACGGTGATCAGTTTCTCGAAGAACTCCCGGTCCAGCTCGGACGTGAAGCCGATCAGGACGGGCCGGGGCTGATCCCGGGTCGCGTGGTAGTACGTCACCAGCGCGACCTCGCTCCCCTTGTCGCCGTCCTCGGCGGCGAGGTGCTGCAGCTCGCCGAGCACGATGGGCGGCAACAGGACTTCGTAGCCGATGCCGCCCGTCTCCAGCACGATGCGATCCTCCAGCCGGCGCCGCAGGCGCCCACGCAGCGACGCGATCATCGACCGGTACTCTGCGGGGTGACTACGACCTTGGTTGCGCCTCGCGTGAATCGGGGAGGAATCGGAGGGGGCGTCTCGACCCCTCCGATGCGGAGTCGGTGTATCCCGGTGAAGGCCAGGGCCAGAGCGTCGGCCACATGAGAGGGGCGAGGGGGCTCCCCCAGGCCGAGGAGCCGCTGAACGCTCCGCCCGACCTGTTCTTTGCCGGCCGCGCCGTTGCCGGTGACGGCGCGCTTGACCTCGGCCGGCGCCAGGGCCAGCACGTTCACCGCGCGCTGCTGAGCCGCCAGGCACGCCACCCCGCGTGCATGGGCCATGAGCAGGGCGGTGCGGGGAAAGCGGTACTCCGCGTAGAGATCCTCGAGGGCCACGGCCGCGGGGGCATGCCGGTCGAGAAGGGCCGCCACCCCGTCGTAGATCTGTTGAACCCGTTCCTCCAGCGAGAGGCGCGCGCTCGTCTCGATCACGCCCGCGCCCAGCACGGTCGTCCCGGCCGGCGTCGACTCCAGCACGCCGTAGCCGAAGGCGACCAGACCGGGATCCAGCCCCAACACCCGCGCGCCCGGCGCGACCGCCATCTCAGGCAGCCGAGATCGCCTCGAGGACCTCGTCGGGAATATCGTAGTTCGAGTACACCGCCTGGACGTCGTCCAGCTCCTCGAGCGCTTCGATGAGCCGCAGGACCGCGGGCGCGTCCTTGCCCTCCACGCGCACGGTCGACTGGGGCAGGAACGTCACCTCGGCCCGCAGCACCGGCACGCGATGCTGCTCCAGCGCCGCCCGGACGGCGTCCATTTCACCAGGGACGGTCACGATCTCGAAAACTTTTTCAACGCGTTTCATGTCGGTGGCGCCGGCCTCCAGCGCCTGCGCCAGGAGCTCGTCTTCCCCGATCCGCTCGGCGTCCACCTGGATGATCCCCTTGCGCTCGAAGATCCAGGCCACCGTGCCGGCCGAGCCCATGTTGCCTCCATGCTTCTCGAAGGTGTGCCGGATCTCGGGCGCCGTGCGGTTGCGGTTGTCGGTCAGCACGCGCACCAGGGCGGCCACGCCTCCGGGGGCGTATCCCTCGTAGGTGATCTCTTCGTAGGACTCGCCCGGCAGCTCGCCCGTCCCCTTCTGCACGGCACGCCGGACATTGTCCTGCGGCATGTTCGCCTCTTTGGCGGCTTCCATGGCCGCCTTGAGCCGCATGTTGACCTTGGGGTCACCGCCGCCGTTGCGGGCGGCGACCGTGATTTCCCGCAGGATCTTCGAGAAGAGCTTGCCGCGCTGGACGTCCGTCTTGCCCTTCTTGCGCTTGATCTGCGACCACCGTGAATGCCCTGACATGGTCCCTACCTTCTTTCCCCTGAGCTGTCGTTGAGGATGGCCGCCTTCAGGCGCTTGACCCGCTGCAACCGCTGCTCGCGCCGGACCAGTGCGGCGTCCCAGCGCCGCTGCTCGGCCGGCGTCCGGGGCGTGAAGGGCGGGCAGGGGCGCGGCCGGAGGTCGGGCCCGAGATGCACGAACGTCAAGAAGGCCGTGCAGGCTTCGCGGGCCTCGCCGGTCCAGGCTTTTTCGGCCAGCACCGTGACGCCGATCTCCAGCGACGACGTGCCGACGTGGTTGAGGCCAGCCTTGAAGATGACGACCTCGTGGGTGTGGATCGGCGAGTAGAAATCCATCGCGTCCACGCAGGCGGTCATGACCAGACCGCGGCAATAACGCATGGACAGGATGCCTCCGGCCTCGTCGAGCTGCCGCAGGAGCTTGCCGGCCGACATCATGGAGCCGAACAGCACGTCCTCGGGCAGCACCGGCCGCACCGACTCGAAGTGGAAGGTCGACGCGACGGCCGGGATTGTTGTAGCGGGTGCCGCTTGCTCGGATAGCTCCGAGGGTGGCCTGTTCCCGGTACGGCGTGGCTGCGTCTCGCGCGATCGCTCGCCCTGGGTCCGTTCCCGGTGCTGGGCGAAGCGGGCCAGACGTACCTCACGGCGCTGCCGGGCCTCCTCGACCAGTCTGGCCTCGGCGGTATCGGCCGGCACGATGCGGTCTCGGACGGGGCGCGGGCGCTCGTCTTCACCCACGCTGACGAAGACCAGATGCGAGTTGAGCGTGACGCTGCGCTGGCCGGTGACGACGTTCTCGGCCCAGACCCGCACTCCGACCTCGAGCGAGCTACGGCCGACGTACTCGACTTGAGCCCGGAGGATGGCGATCTCGCCGACCCGCACCGGGTGCAGGAAGTCGATGTCGTCCATGGCGCCCAGCGCCACCATGCCCCTGGCCAGCCGGGCCGCCGCGAGGGTCCCGGCCTCCACGATCCATTCCATCATGCGGCCGCCGTGGATCAACCCCGGGGCGCCGGCGTGCTCGGGGAACACCCATTGGATCTTCTCGACGGTGGTCTGGGCGATCGTCGGCATCGTCGACACACACGCCCCCGACCGGGGATACGGAGGCTCGCTTGTTGTAACACGGCCGCGTGCGAGCGTGCAATTACGGGCGCGGCCCGGACAGCGCTTACGGGCTGTCCAGGGGCGCGGAATCGACGGGCTCCGCGGGCGGGAGGCCCTCCAGGGCGACAGTGGAAAGACGGGGGAACCCGGTCGGGTGCAGACGCAATCCCCGCAGCTCGGGCCGCGCCACGGCCCACAGCAGCTTCACGTACAGGGGCAGCCAGGGCGTCTCCTCCGCCAGCACGGTCTGAGCCCGCTGATAGAGACGCTGGCGCTCGGGACGGAAGCCTAGCTGGCTGGCGCGGATGAGCACGTCGTCCAGCTGGGGATTCCGATAGAACGACACGTTGAAGGTCGGCCGGTCCTTCACGATTTCTTCGCTGGTGGACAGGGGGAACAGGAACAGGTGCGGGTCACCGGCACTCACGGTCGCCTCGGCCAGAGTCATGTCGTGATCGCCCGCCGCGCGCGCGGCCGCCGCCACCTCGGACGGCTCGATCCGGAGCTTCACGTCGATGCCAGCGGCCTCCAGGCTCAGGCGCAAGGCTTCCGCGACGGCCTTGGTATCGATGCTTCCCGCGTCGTCGGGGGCGAGCAGGGTCACGCTGGACCCCGCCGCCCACCCGCCCTCCGTCAGGGGCGACGCCCCCGCCCGCCGGCTGCCCCCCAGAACGGGAAACCCCTCCCGTCGTGTCCACACGCCGGGCGGAAGGTACGACTGGAGCGGCACCGCGGCGGGACCGAGGGCGGCGCCGATCACCGCCGGGTCGATGGCGCCGGCGATCGCCTGCCGGAGCTTCTTGCGCGAGAAGGGCTCCCGTTCTGTCTGAAACGCCAGGTAGCCCACCTGCGGGCCCGGGATCGAGAGCGCTCCCTGCGCGCGGCGCGGTGGGCCGACCGGAAACCAGATATCCAGCGCCTGGGCGTCGAATTCGGCCTCGGCGCGGTCATCGTCCGCAACGTGGAGGAAGACCAGCCGCTCCGAGCGTGGGGGGCCCGCCCAATGATCCGGGAAGGCCTCCAGCACGATGCGGCCGCCCGAGATCTCGGCCAAACGATAGGGTCCGGTTCCGACCAGCCGGGGACGACCGCCGGCGGACGCGGCCACTTCCCGCGTCACACCGAATCCCGGATGCGCCAGCACCGTCAAAAGAGGTGCGTAGGGTTGGCTGAGCGTGATCTGGACGGTCCGGGCGTCGGCGGCGCGAATCTCTTTCACAACGCCTGGCGCGCCGCGCAGGAGGGCGGACCAGACGGCGGCAGCCGGCCGTGTGCCGATCTTCAACGGACGCTCGAGGCTGGCGACGACGTCAGCCGCGGTCAGTGCCTTTCCGTCATGAAAGCGCACGTTGTCACGCAGGATGAAGCGCCACACCAATCCCTCGCGGGACACCGTCCACCGGGTGGCGAGGGCTGGCTCGACATCGGTGGAGGCCGGGCGGTGGGCGACGAGCGTGTCGAAGATCTGGCGCTCGATCAGCGGGCCGGCGCCCTCAAGCGCGGTACCGGGCTCGATCTCGGCAGGAAGCTCCGAGATTCCGATTCGAATTCCCGGCGGCTCCGCCGCGAACTGGGCCGATGTCGGCGCGCCGGACGCCAACACGAATGCGAGCGTGGCGACGAGCGCCCCGAACGCAAGGCGGTTGGGCATATGCCCCTTATACGTGGAACCCTCGCCGTGCGCCAACGGTTTGACGAAAAGACGGTGGAGCGTCGATCCGGTATGGAATTTGCTGGATCAGGACGTGACGCCCGCGGCGAAACGGCAAAGTCGCGCCGTAAACGCCGCTGAACCTTGACTTTCCTACGGGCAGTGGCCATACTCCATCACGAGTTGGATGACCGTGTGATGCGGCTCACCAGCGCTCGGCACAAGAGGGATGGGCAATGAAGGAGTTCGACAAGAAGAGTAGTCCCGGACGAGAAGGCTTCTCCAAGTTCCTTCCCGCCATGTCGGATTCCGGCACCCGTCGTCGGCTGACCGAGTACGAGATCCAGGTGCAGGACTTACAGGCGTATGTCCGTTCCCTCGAGGGGGAAACGGTTCATCTGCGCAAGAAACTGGAAGACATGCCCAAGGAGTTCATGGTTCTCGAGAACAAGCTACGCGAGGCGAACCGCCAGCTCGTGCAGGCGTTCAATCAGAACGAAAAGCTGGTGAACGCGCTCTACGAGGCGCGCGAGCAGATCACGGCGCTCAAGGAAGAGGTCGACAAGCTCTGCGCCCCGCCCTCGACCTATGGGGTCTATCTCTCCACGAACGAGGACGGCACCGTCAACATCCTGGCTCAAGGCCGCAAGGTGAAGGTCAACCTGCATCCGGCCATCAAGGCCGACACCCTCAAACCAGGCCAGGAGCTCATCCTCAACGAGGGCCTCAATGTCGTCGAGGTGGCCACCTACGAGATCCAGGGCGAGGTGGTGATCCTCAAGGAGCAGCTCGACAACGAGCGCGCGGTGGTGACCCTGCGCGCCGACGAGGAGAAGGTGGGGATCATCGCCGACCCGCTGCGCTCCCTGCGTCTGAAGACCGGTGATCTCATCCTCATGGACGCCAAGTCCGGCTACCTGCTCGAGAAGCTGCCCAAGAGCGAGGTCGAGGATCTGGCCCTGGAGGAGGTGCCCGACATCGGCTACGACGACATCGGGGGCCTGGTCACCCAGATCGAGGCCATCAAGGACGCC
The sequence above is drawn from the Candidatus Methylomirabilota bacterium genome and encodes:
- a CDS encoding acyl-CoA thioesterase; this encodes MPTIAQTTVEKIQWVFPEHAGAPGLIHGGRMMEWIVEAGTLAAARLARGMVALGAMDDIDFLHPVRVGEIAILRAQVEYVGRSSLEVGVRVWAENVVTGQRSVTLNSHLVFVSVGEDERPRPVRDRIVPADTAEARLVEEARQRREVRLARFAQHRERTQGERSRETQPRRTGNRPPSELSEQAAPATTIPAVASTFHFESVRPVLPEDVLFGSMMSAGKLLRQLDEAGGILSMRYCRGLVMTACVDAMDFYSPIHTHEVVIFKAGLNHVGTSSLEIGVTVLAEKAWTGEAREACTAFLTFVHLGPDLRPRPCPPFTPRTPAEQRRWDAALVRREQRLQRVKRLKAAILNDSSGERR
- a CDS encoding DUF2905 domain-containing protein; translated protein: MTGIGKLLIVVGVLIVGLGLILLLAGRVPWIGRLPGDIYIRRGNWTFYFPLATSLIISMILTLILWWLGRRQ
- the ruvB gene encoding Holliday junction branch migration DNA helicase RuvB, with the protein product MLSRLAAPEEAQLERQLRPQSFEEYVGQEQAVASLRVSVEAARQRSECVDHVLLYGPPGLGKTTLAGVIANEMGTNLITTSGPAVERGADLMGILTNLAEHDVFFIDEIHRLPRAVEELLYPAMEDFAVNFVIDRGLHARTLKYSLRPFTLVAATTRPGMLSAPLRERFGILHHLDFYSEVELTRIVSRSAAILGARVEPDGAAEIARRSRGTPRIVNRLLRRVRDYAQVAGDGVITLGLARDALDREGVDGRGLDRLDRRFLSAIIDHYGGGPVGIEAVAATINDEAESLTELVEPYLLKIAFVVRTPTGRRATREAYLHLGKQPPAAAGGQATLFE
- the ruvA gene encoding Holliday junction branch migration protein RuvA; this encodes MIASLRGRLRRRLEDRIVLETGGIGYEVLLPPIVLGELQHLAAEDGDKGSEVALVTYYHATRDQPRPVLIGFTSELDREFFEKLITVKDMGPMVAARALAAPVGEIASAIARQDEKYLRSLPGIGPQKAKNIVAQLHGKVAKFALVHEAVSEPTPTPSAASGDALRELVWEVLVKQLGHRPGEASQLITEAFTRRPGIASAEELFDEIYRGVKGP
- the ruvC gene encoding crossover junction endodeoxyribonuclease RuvC, which codes for MAVAPGARVLGLDPGLVAFGYGVLESTPAGTTVLGAGVIETSARLSLEERVQQIYDGVAALLDRHAPAAVALEDLYAEYRFPRTALLMAHARGVACLAAQQRAVNVLALAPAEVKRAVTGNGAAGKEQVGRSVQRLLGLGEPPRPSHVADALALAFTGIHRLRIGGVETPPPIPPRFTRGATKVVVTPQSTGR
- a CDS encoding proteasome ATPase, translating into MKEFDKKSSPGREGFSKFLPAMSDSGTRRRLTEYEIQVQDLQAYVRSLEGETVHLRKKLEDMPKEFMVLENKLREANRQLVQAFNQNEKLVNALYEAREQITALKEEVDKLCAPPSTYGVYLSTNEDGTVNILAQGRKVKVNLHPAIKADTLKPGQELILNEGLNVVEVATYEIQGEVVILKEQLDNERAVVTLRADEEKVGIIADPLRSLRLKTGDLILMDAKSGYLLEKLPKSEVEDLALEEVPDIGYDDIGGLVTQIEAIKDA
- a CDS encoding YebC/PmpR family DNA-binding transcriptional regulator; this translates as MSGHSRWSQIKRKKGKTDVQRGKLFSKILREITVAARNGGGDPKVNMRLKAAMEAAKEANMPQDNVRRAVQKGTGELPGESYEEITYEGYAPGGVAALVRVLTDNRNRTAPEIRHTFEKHGGNMGSAGTVAWIFERKGIIQVDAERIGEDELLAQALEAGATDMKRVEKVFEIVTVPGEMDAVRAALEQHRVPVLRAEVTFLPQSTVRVEGKDAPAVLRLIEALEELDDVQAVYSNYDIPDEVLEAISAA
- a CDS encoding ABC transporter substrate-binding protein → MPNRLAFGALVATLAFVLASGAPTSAQFAAEPPGIRIGISELPAEIEPGTALEGAGPLIERQIFDTLVAHRPASTDVEPALATRWTVSREGLVWRFILRDNVRFHDGKALTAADVVASLERPLKIGTRPAAAVWSALLRGAPGVVKEIRAADARTVQITLSQPYAPLLTVLAHPGFGVTREVAASAGGRPRLVGTGPYRLAEISGGRIVLEAFPDHWAGPPRSERLVFLHVADDDRAEAEFDAQALDIWFPVGPPRRAQGALSIPGPQVGYLAFQTEREPFSRKKLRQAIAGAIDPAVIGAALGPAAVPLQSYLPPGVWTRREGFPVLGGSRRAGASPLTEGGWAAGSSVTLLAPDDAGSIDTKAVAEALRLSLEAAGIDVKLRIEPSEVAAAARAAGDHDMTLAEATVSAGDPHLFLFPLSTSEEIVKDRPTFNVSFYRNPQLDDVLIRASQLGFRPERQRLYQRAQTVLAEETPWLPLYVKLLWAVARPELRGLRLHPTGFPRLSTVALEGLPPAEPVDSAPLDSP